One Mercurialis annua linkage group LG3, ddMerAnnu1.2, whole genome shotgun sequence DNA window includes the following coding sequences:
- the LOC126672901 gene encoding carbonic anhydrase 2-like — MADQSPQPNIIKKGDLRRKVEEEEHPYDPAEAIITKGFHYFMKHNYDPNVALGQHPTFLVFACSDSRVSPSNVLNFQPGEAFMMCNIANLVPAFNQLRYSGVGAVIEYAVKVLEVKNILVVGHSDCGGIKALMNLPDDGSSTHDFIDNWVKIGLPAKAKVLAEHPNLLPEEQRHICEKAINLSLVNIQSYPYVRAGMGNNNLTLRGGYYDFVHGSLQLWEVNHEITVPKYI; from the exons ATGGCTGATCAGTCACCCCAGCCGAACATAATTAAGAAGGG TGATTTACGTAGGAAAGTGGAGGAAGAGGAGCATCCTTATGATCCAGCAGAAGCAATTATTACAAAAGGATTTCACTACTTCATGAAGCACAACTATGA CCCTAACGTTGCACTAGGACAACATCCTACG TTTCTGGTATTTGCGTGCTCGGATTCTCGAGTTAGCCCCTCAAATGTGTTGAACTTCCAACCTGGAGAAGCTTTCATGATGTGCAATATTGCTAACTTAGTCCCTGCATTTAACCAG TTGAGGTACTCTGGAGTTGGAGCAGTTATTGAATATGCTGTTAAAGTATTAGAG GTAAAAAACATCCTCGTTGTTGGACATAGTGATTGTGGAGGAATAAAGGCACTCATGAATCTTCCTGACGATGGCTCTTCTACACA TGACTTCATAGACAATTGGGTAAAAATTGGTTTACCTGCAAAGGCTAAAGTCCTGGCTGAGCATCCAAATTTACTTCCTGAAGAACAACGCCACATTTGTGAAAAG GCAATAAATTTATCACTTGTGAACATACAAAGTTACCCATATGTTAGGGCAGGAATGGGAAACAACAATTTAACTCTAAGAGGTGGTTATTATGACTTTGTTCATGGATCTCTTCAGCTGTGGGAAGTCAATCATGAAATTACAGTTCCTAAATATATATGA
- the LOC126674553 gene encoding carbonic anhydrase 2-like, protein MAEQSSKLNIIKNRERSESESDEENEKVVSDLEGTAEEEKLPYDPAEAMIRKGFRYFMEHNYDPSVGHGQYPKFLVFSCSDSRVSPSNVLNFQPGEAFMMCHIANLVPAFNQLNYSGVGAVIEYAVKVLKVKNILVIGHRDCGGIKALMDLPDDGSTSHDFIEDWVKIGLPAKAKVLAEHPNLPPNEQCYICEKEAVNLSLVNIKSYPYVRSAMANNNLTLRGGYYDFVNGTFQLWKINYEITDPKYI, encoded by the exons ATGGCTGAGCAGTCATCCAAGCTGAACATAATTAAGAACAG AGAGAGGAGTGAAAGTGAGAGTGATGAAGAAAATGAGAAGGTGGTTAGTGATTTAGAAGGGACAGCAGAGGAAGAGAAGCTTCCTTATGATCCAGCAGAAGCAATGATCAGAAAAGGATTTCGTTACTTCATGGAGCACAACTATGA CCCTAGCGTTGGACACGGACAATATCCTAAG TTTCTGGTATTTTCGTGCTCCGACTCTCGAGTTAGTCCCTCAAATGTGCTCAACTTCCAACCCGGTGAAGCTTTCATGATGTGCCACATTGCTAACCTAGTCCCTGCATTTAACCAG TTGAACTACTCTGGAGTTGGAGCAGTCATTGAATATGCTGTTAAAGTGTTAAAG GTAAAAAACATCCTTGTTATTGGACATCGTGATTGTGGAGGAATAAAGGCACTAATGGATCTTCCAGATGATGGTTCTACTTCTCA TGACTTCATAGAGGATTGGGTTAAAATTGGTTTACCTGCAAAGGCTAAAGTTCTGGCTGAGCATCCCAATCTACCTCCTAATGAACAATGCTACATTTGTGAAAAG GAGGCAGTAAATTTGTCACTTGTGAACATAAAAAGTTACCCATATGTTAGATCAGCAATGGCAAATAACAATTTAACCTTAAGAGGTGGATACTATGACTTTGTCAATGGAACTTTTCAGCTATGGAAAATCAATTATGAAATTACAGATCCTAAGTATATATGA
- the LOC126671722 gene encoding carbonic anhydrase 2-like isoform X1: MICIREDIHILISKETMIEALKKLVIGDENDNEPDADLEGTPEDHPCDPVKMITDGFHYFMKHNYEYKFVPSVARGQHPTFLVFACSDSRVSPSNVLNFQPGEAFMVCNVANLVPVFNQLSYCGVGAVIEYAVKILEVKNILIIGHSDCGGIKALMNLPADASTSNTDFIDNWVKIGLPAKVKVLAEHPNLCPEEQCKICEKEAVNLSLVNIQSYPYVRAAMANNSLTLRGGYYDFVNGSFQLWEVQYHITDPIYI, from the exons ATGATATGCATAAGAGAAGATATACATATATTAATAAGCAAAGAGACGATGATAGAAGCACTCAAGAAGCTTGTCATTGG AGATGAGAATGATAATGAGCCGGATGCTGATTTAGAAGGGACACCAGAGGACCATCCTTGTGATCCAGTAAAAATGATCACAGATGGGTTTCACTACTTCATGAAGCACAACTATGAGTATAAGTTTGt CCCTAGCGTTGCAAGAGGACAACATCCTACG TTTCTGGTATTTGCATGCTCGGACTCTCGAGTTAGCCCCTCAAATGTGCTCAACTTCCAACCTGGTGAAGCTTTCATGGTCTGCAACGTTGCTAACCTAGTTCCGGTTTTTAACcag TTGAGCTACTGTGGAGTTGGAGCAGTCATTGAATATGCTGTTAAAATATTAGAG GTAAAAAACATCCTCATTATAGGACATAGTGATTGTGGAGGGATCAAGGCATTGATGAATCTTCCAGCTGATGCTTCTACTTCTAATAC TGATTTCATAGATAATTGGGTCAAAATTGGGTTACCTGCAAAAGTCAAAGTACTGGCTGAGCATCCAAACCTATGTCCTGAAGAGCAATGCAAAATTTGCGAAAAG GAGGCAGTGAATTTATCACTTGTGAACATTCAAAGTTATCCATATGTTAGGGCAGCAATGGCAAACAACAGTTTAACTTTAAGAGGTGGCTATTACGACTTTGTCAATGGTTCTTTTCAACTATGGGAAGTCCAATACCATATTACAGATCCGATATATATTTAa
- the LOC126671722 gene encoding carbonic anhydrase 2-like isoform X2, with protein MICIREDIHILISKETMIEALKKLVIGDENDNEPDADLEGTPEDHPCDPVKMITDGFHYFMKHNYEYNPSVARGQHPTFLVFACSDSRVSPSNVLNFQPGEAFMVCNVANLVPVFNQLSYCGVGAVIEYAVKILEVKNILIIGHSDCGGIKALMNLPADASTSNTDFIDNWVKIGLPAKVKVLAEHPNLCPEEQCKICEKEAVNLSLVNIQSYPYVRAAMANNSLTLRGGYYDFVNGSFQLWEVQYHITDPIYI; from the exons ATGATATGCATAAGAGAAGATATACATATATTAATAAGCAAAGAGACGATGATAGAAGCACTCAAGAAGCTTGTCATTGG AGATGAGAATGATAATGAGCCGGATGCTGATTTAGAAGGGACACCAGAGGACCATCCTTGTGATCCAGTAAAAATGATCACAGATGGGTTTCACTACTTCATGAAGCACAACTATGAGTATAA CCCTAGCGTTGCAAGAGGACAACATCCTACG TTTCTGGTATTTGCATGCTCGGACTCTCGAGTTAGCCCCTCAAATGTGCTCAACTTCCAACCTGGTGAAGCTTTCATGGTCTGCAACGTTGCTAACCTAGTTCCGGTTTTTAACcag TTGAGCTACTGTGGAGTTGGAGCAGTCATTGAATATGCTGTTAAAATATTAGAG GTAAAAAACATCCTCATTATAGGACATAGTGATTGTGGAGGGATCAAGGCATTGATGAATCTTCCAGCTGATGCTTCTACTTCTAATAC TGATTTCATAGATAATTGGGTCAAAATTGGGTTACCTGCAAAAGTCAAAGTACTGGCTGAGCATCCAAACCTATGTCCTGAAGAGCAATGCAAAATTTGCGAAAAG GAGGCAGTGAATTTATCACTTGTGAACATTCAAAGTTATCCATATGTTAGGGCAGCAATGGCAAACAACAGTTTAACTTTAAGAGGTGGCTATTACGACTTTGTCAATGGTTCTTTTCAACTATGGGAAGTCCAATACCATATTACAGATCCGATATATATTTAa
- the LOC126671722 gene encoding carbonic anhydrase 2-like isoform X3: MICIREDIHILISKETMIEALKKLVIGDENDNEPDADLEGTPEDHPCDPVKMITDGFHYFMKHNYDPSVARGQHPTFLVFACSDSRVSPSNVLNFQPGEAFMVCNVANLVPVFNQLSYCGVGAVIEYAVKILEVKNILIIGHSDCGGIKALMNLPADASTSNTDFIDNWVKIGLPAKVKVLAEHPNLCPEEQCKICEKEAVNLSLVNIQSYPYVRAAMANNSLTLRGGYYDFVNGSFQLWEVQYHITDPIYI, translated from the exons ATGATATGCATAAGAGAAGATATACATATATTAATAAGCAAAGAGACGATGATAGAAGCACTCAAGAAGCTTGTCATTGG AGATGAGAATGATAATGAGCCGGATGCTGATTTAGAAGGGACACCAGAGGACCATCCTTGTGATCCAGTAAAAATGATCACAGATGGGTTTCACTACTTCATGAAGCACAACTATGA CCCTAGCGTTGCAAGAGGACAACATCCTACG TTTCTGGTATTTGCATGCTCGGACTCTCGAGTTAGCCCCTCAAATGTGCTCAACTTCCAACCTGGTGAAGCTTTCATGGTCTGCAACGTTGCTAACCTAGTTCCGGTTTTTAACcag TTGAGCTACTGTGGAGTTGGAGCAGTCATTGAATATGCTGTTAAAATATTAGAG GTAAAAAACATCCTCATTATAGGACATAGTGATTGTGGAGGGATCAAGGCATTGATGAATCTTCCAGCTGATGCTTCTACTTCTAATAC TGATTTCATAGATAATTGGGTCAAAATTGGGTTACCTGCAAAAGTCAAAGTACTGGCTGAGCATCCAAACCTATGTCCTGAAGAGCAATGCAAAATTTGCGAAAAG GAGGCAGTGAATTTATCACTTGTGAACATTCAAAGTTATCCATATGTTAGGGCAGCAATGGCAAACAACAGTTTAACTTTAAGAGGTGGCTATTACGACTTTGTCAATGGTTCTTTTCAACTATGGGAAGTCCAATACCATATTACAGATCCGATATATATTTAa
- the LOC126671722 gene encoding carbonic anhydrase, chloroplastic-like isoform X4 yields MITDGFHYFMKHNYEYKFVPSVARGQHPTFLVFACSDSRVSPSNVLNFQPGEAFMVCNVANLVPVFNQLSYCGVGAVIEYAVKILEVKNILIIGHSDCGGIKALMNLPADASTSNTDFIDNWVKIGLPAKVKVLAEHPNLCPEEQCKICEKEAVNLSLVNIQSYPYVRAAMANNSLTLRGGYYDFVNGSFQLWEVQYHITDPIYI; encoded by the exons ATGATCACAGATGGGTTTCACTACTTCATGAAGCACAACTATGAGTATAAGTTTGt CCCTAGCGTTGCAAGAGGACAACATCCTACG TTTCTGGTATTTGCATGCTCGGACTCTCGAGTTAGCCCCTCAAATGTGCTCAACTTCCAACCTGGTGAAGCTTTCATGGTCTGCAACGTTGCTAACCTAGTTCCGGTTTTTAACcag TTGAGCTACTGTGGAGTTGGAGCAGTCATTGAATATGCTGTTAAAATATTAGAG GTAAAAAACATCCTCATTATAGGACATAGTGATTGTGGAGGGATCAAGGCATTGATGAATCTTCCAGCTGATGCTTCTACTTCTAATAC TGATTTCATAGATAATTGGGTCAAAATTGGGTTACCTGCAAAAGTCAAAGTACTGGCTGAGCATCCAAACCTATGTCCTGAAGAGCAATGCAAAATTTGCGAAAAG GAGGCAGTGAATTTATCACTTGTGAACATTCAAAGTTATCCATATGTTAGGGCAGCAATGGCAAACAACAGTTTAACTTTAAGAGGTGGCTATTACGACTTTGTCAATGGTTCTTTTCAACTATGGGAAGTCCAATACCATATTACAGATCCGATATATATTTAa